DNA from Acidobacteriota bacterium:
ATAAGAGATTATTGTTTTGTAATGACTGTGCGATGACATTATGAAAAATCTTACCGGCCTGCCTCAGGCAAGTACGTTGGAAACGTGCAGCGACGATTTCCTGGAAGTTCTTGGAACACTTGTCCACAAGTTGAGCCAGCCCCTGACGTCCCTGCAAGGGACGGTTGAAGTGGCTCTGATGGGCGAGCTGGATGTGGCGGAGTGCCGGCGCATCCTGGAGATTTCGCTTCAGGAAACTCAGCGCATGGCCAAAGCCCTCAGTGCGCTGCGTGCCGTTCTAGAGATGGAGGGGGCCGGCAGCCAGACCCAGCCTCTTTCATGGACGCGGACCATTGAAAATATGCTGGAGGAGGCCGCGTCCATTGACGAGGATTACTGCCCTCGACTGGTTAGCGCTGTTCAAGGCGAGGTCTGGGTGAAAGCAAGTCCGCGACTATTGCAGCTGGCTACAGCCCGTCTAATCGGCGGGGCCGTCAGGGTGGCCCGCGACCGGCGTGCTGTTCGAATCATTTTGTCGGTGGCCGCAGAAACTGCTTCCCTGACCGTTTGTGAAGACCACGTGTCTTCTGGCAGCGGTGGCGCGAGCGGGCTTGAGACTCGCAGCCCCTCGGGAAAGCCCGTCCTGGAGGACATTGACAGGTGGGTCGTCAGCCGCGCCATCGAGTGCCAGGGTGGCCGGCTGAACGTCAGCCAAACCTCTGAAAGCCGCTTTTACCAATTAAATGTTCCTCTGGCAACTCCATAGGTCGTCACGACGGTCCTGCCCTGCTTAAGACTGGACTCATCTTTCCCACCTCAAAGCGAAGTGACTCTCCTTATCCCCCCTCCTGAGCGTTGCTGAGTACCGGATTAAAAGTTCATAACTCAACGGTTACCTCACTACCACGCTATTTTTTCCTGCAACGAATTACATTCCTTTTTATCTGCGGTGAGCTGAGGCAGCGTGCCACGGCTGGCGTGCACAGAAAATTCTAATCTCATTCTAATCGCCTTTTAATCATAAGCAGGTAAAAACACATTTGGAGATGAACGATCTGTCTCTTGCTGGATACGGGTCCATATCCAGTTCTCACTGTAGAGAGAAAGGAGTTTCTCGTGGGCATAATCCCCGCTACGGCCCGAATGCAGTTGAAGGGTTTCAAATTAAGTGAACGTAATCAGGTGGTAATGGAGCAGCTTCCGCAGGTACGGTTCATTGCTCAAAAGATCCATGCCAGGCTTCCACACCACATTCCGCTGGAGGACCTTGTTAACACCGGCGTACTGGGCCTGATTGAAGCCCTTGCAAAATTTGATCCCAAAAGGAACGTGCAATTACAGTCATACGCTCGTTACCGTATCCAGGGGGCAATCCTGGACAGCCTCCGCGAGCAAGACTGGAGTCCCAGACTGCTGCGGCAGAAAGAGCGGCAGCTTGAGGCCGCAAGGGGAAGACTTCAAACGCAGTTGGGCCGGTCGCCCTCCCAAGCGGAACTCGCACACGAGTTGGGAGTCAGCGACCACCAGCTCCAGTTGCTATTGCGAGATTTACAGGGGCTGGAGGTTACAAGCCTCCAGGAGCCCACGTGCCTGGAAGGACATTCCTTGGATGATAAAATGGCCGACACCGCAGAGGAGAGCCCCTTCGTCCTGTGCGAGCGAGCCGAGATGAACGGCCTGCTGGCCCAGGCCATGTCAAAACTGCCTCCTCGAAAGCGGCAGGTTCTGGATCTCTATTACTTCAAAGGCTTGACGATGAAAGAAACGGGAGATCGGATGGGCGTATGCGAATCCAGAGTTTCGCAGATCCATTCGTCTGCGGTTGCATCGCTCAAAGCACGGATGAAAGAAGTGCTCATTGCACAACAGCGAGAAGAGGAATCTGCGAGGCAACAGCCTTGGGCAAGACCGGCCACTATTCTGCCCGGCGCTCCAGGCCAATGTCAACACGATACGGTTCCTCAGTATCTGGCCATGAAACTTTCATATATTCCAACGTCGGTTCAGCGGCGGCGCCGTTCAGAGAATCAGTCCAAAAAACTGAAGAAGCTGCCCACGGCAATATTGAAAGCCGTCAGGAAAAAAGCCTGAGAACCCTCCCAGCCACGGTCGGGATGCACGGATCGAAAACGGCACCCTCTTTCCTTTAACGTGAAGGTTTTCCTGTCCCCTGGTTGTAGAACATTTTCCCGCACGCGGCAAAAGGTCTGGCCCCGGCGGGGGCCCGGCAGAAAGGCGGGCCCCTTATGCCGATTTAAAGCTGCTGATGGCACCGGCTTCGTCATTGTGAATGTCAAAGACGGTATAAAGTTTCGTAATCTGCAACAAATCATGCACTTTCTTGGTCAGGTTGAGCAGTTTCAGCTGTCCTCCCTGGTTTGAAACCGCCGTAAAGGCGCTGACCAATTCCCCAATCCCGGAACTGTCTATATAAGTAACGTCGGCGAGGTTCAAGAGAAGGTTCTTATGACCCTTGCCAAGCTCTCCACGGATGACGTCACGCAGCTCCTTGCACGCCTCGCCGAGCGTAATTCTCCCGCTAACATCCACGACAGTTACAGAATCAACCTGACGCACTGTTGCCTTCATGCTCACGGCCTGTTCCTCCTTGATTTGACTGAATTCGAGGGGTGAGATGCTTTGCCATAATAACTTCTGTCCCCCCGGCCGAGGACTTCTCAACTCTGAACTCGTCCATGAACTTGCGAACCAGAAAGATTCCCCTTCCTGAATCGCTCAGAATATTTTCCCTGGCCAGAGGGTCGGGCACGGTGCTGAGATCGAATCCCTGCCCTTCATCCCGCACATGTATTTCAATCCCGTCTTCGAAGACCAGAAATCTGATATGAACTTTCTTGCTGGGGTCTTCCTTGTTGCCGTGATGTATGGCGTTAATGACAGCTTCGTGCACGGCCATCTCGATGTGAAACTCACCTTCTTCGTCAAATCCTACCCTGGCTGCGACACTCCGGGCCGTTTCTTCGGCCGTTTCGACATTCGCAAGGTTGCTTTCGAGGATGACCTCGACAACGCTAGCCTCAGGCTTCATTACCGGTAAGAATAACCCCCGCGATGAAACTACAATAGAGGATTGCGAAAGTCAACGAAGACACCCATCTATTTTCCTGCGTTTCAGAGCCTGTGGCAAAACGAAGAGGAATTATCTCATGGGGTGTTCTATCTTGGGAGTATAATCCACGCCGGGCGCACCGCAACCACCTGGAATTGGCGTGGAGTGCGATATGGGGAGGGCGCATTAACGGAATGACCCGGTCAGGACGGCGTTTTTTCTTAGCTTTTATCCTTGCATCAGGAATATTTGCAGGGGCAAGGATTCTGCCCCAGGCATTTCCTCCGGGATCCCCGAAGGTGTTCCGCCGGGCCAGCACAGTCGTTGCTCCGGCCAGCGCCCTGTCCTCCCCTGGTTCTGCATCCTGGACGGCTACCGTTTCCCGAGATCGGCACACCATTACACTGGCATATGGCGGAGCGGCCTGGATAACAGAGTTGCGGGTAAAAGTCACAGCAGGTGATCCCAAACTCAGTTCCACGGCTCCCAGAACCAGATTGGTTCCCGCACTATCGGCCCAGCCGGGCCAATGGATCTTCAAGGTTCAGGGGCCGGCGCCTTATGAGATTGTGCTGACCAGCAATGGGCCCGCGCTGGAGGTTTCTCTACCGGGTTTTCCATTCGGTGGCGAGGGTCAGGCAGCGATCTTGGCGGAAATAGAGGGCGGTCCTGACCCCATCCAGGCCCGGCTGAACGATCCCAATGACGGTGTTCTGCAGATGGTCAGCGGCCGGGCCACAAGCAGGCTCAATGACTGTATTTATGACCGTTTTCGCGATCAGGCACTTCGCGTACTTGCTCGCGACGCCAGCTTCAGTTTGGCGACAAAAGGGTTTCAGGTTTCAGCTTCTGATCCTCTTGGCGGCGCGCCTCACTGCCGTTTCATGGTGGTCGAGCATGTTTACGGGCGGCGGCTGCCCTTCTTTGCGCCGCTCGACAAAATGAGGTGGCCGGAAGTTCCTGTGGGCTGGATTTCCTGGTACGAATATTTTTCGCACATTACCGAAAAGGAAATTGTCGAGAATGCGCAGGCGGTCGCGAAGTACTTTAAGCCATTTGGGTTGAAGTACTGTCTGGTAGATGCAGGCTGGCAGGCTGAGGGCGATGGCGAAAACGGCTCCCCTATAGGCGGCGACTGGAACGCCTGGAACGACAAGTTTCCACACGGCATGAAGTGGCTGGCCGACCAGATCCATTCCACAGGCTTATACGCCGGGCTCTGGCTCTCGGTTTTTGGAAACGCTGACGCGCAATTTTATGAAATGCACCCCGACTGGTTTTTGCACAATGCCGGCGGCAGCGGAAAACTCGGCACATGGTTCGGAACTTACGTCGCAGACTTTTCAAATCCGGCGCTTAGAAAGTATCTCTACGACACCTACCGCGACCATGCGTTGAACTGGGGATATGATTACTTCAAGCTGGACGGCGAGAATGACACGCGAGATATATGGAGGGAAAACCGTACCCGCGCTTACGATCCTACTCTGGATGCGGACATGGCTTTCCGGCAGGCTCTCAGCATGATTCGTCAGGCAATGGATTCCAGGCCCGGAGTTTTTTTCTCCGCCTGCGGTCCGGCTTATCCCACTGAAGCTATCAGAATCGCACAGGCTGGTCGCCTGGCCGGCGATGTGGTGGGTGATGGAGAACCACCTTCATTCCGAGGCGTGCGCGAAGCCCTTGCCGGCATAGGCCGCGGCTACTACACGCACAACATTGCCTGGTATGGCGACGCGGATGCGCTGGTCGTTCGTCCGCCGCTGGCCATGGAAGAAGCTCGGACCTGGACTTCCATTCTAGGACTCACAGGCCAGGTGCTGATGCTGGGT
Protein-coding regions in this window:
- a CDS encoding ATP-binding protein; the protein is MKPEASVVEVILESNLANVETAEETARSVAARVGFDEEGEFHIEMAVHEAVINAIHHGNKEDPSKKVHIRFLVFEDGIEIHVRDEGQGFDLSTVPDPLARENILSDSGRGIFLVRKFMDEFRVEKSSAGGTEVIMAKHLTPRIQSNQGGTGREHEGNSASG
- a CDS encoding FliA/WhiG family RNA polymerase sigma factor; this translates as MGIIPATARMQLKGFKLSERNQVVMEQLPQVRFIAQKIHARLPHHIPLEDLVNTGVLGLIEALAKFDPKRNVQLQSYARYRIQGAILDSLREQDWSPRLLRQKERQLEAARGRLQTQLGRSPSQAELAHELGVSDHQLQLLLRDLQGLEVTSLQEPTCLEGHSLDDKMADTAEESPFVLCERAEMNGLLAQAMSKLPPRKRQVLDLYYFKGLTMKETGDRMGVCESRVSQIHSSAVASLKARMKEVLIAQQREEESARQQPWARPATILPGAPGQCQHDTVPQYLAMKLSYIPTSVQRRRRSENQSKKLKKLPTAILKAVRKKA
- a CDS encoding alpha-galactosidase; protein product: MTRSGRRFFLAFILASGIFAGARILPQAFPPGSPKVFRRASTVVAPASALSSPGSASWTATVSRDRHTITLAYGGAAWITELRVKVTAGDPKLSSTAPRTRLVPALSAQPGQWIFKVQGPAPYEIVLTSNGPALEVSLPGFPFGGEGQAAILAEIEGGPDPIQARLNDPNDGVLQMVSGRATSRLNDCIYDRFRDQALRVLARDASFSLATKGFQVSASDPLGGAPHCRFMVVEHVYGRRLPFFAPLDKMRWPEVPVGWISWYEYFSHITEKEIVENAQAVAKYFKPFGLKYCLVDAGWQAEGDGENGSPIGGDWNAWNDKFPHGMKWLADQIHSTGLYAGLWLSVFGNADAQFYEMHPDWFLHNAGGSGKLGTWFGTYVADFSNPALRKYLYDTYRDHALNWGYDYFKLDGENDTRDIWRENRTRAYDPTLDADMAFRQALSMIRQAMDSRPGVFFSACGPAYPTEAIRIAQAGRLAGDVVGDGEPPSFRGVREALAGIGRGYYTHNIAWYGDADALVVRPPLAMEEARTWTSILGLTGQVLMLGDDEAKLPPERRDMVRKIMPVADITPMDLYPFTTDRPVWILHLRRSFGSWVVAGLFNWDEGPNEMPAGMQLGTIKILNQNDHLLGSSHGYGEQLAISSKLDQAQKHNESIATSPLKPPGLQLLPVPSYLNPPAPQKIVLNFARAGLEPGGDFLLFDFWKQKFLGKVRGEYSTELSPHDCQVISVRRDVGHPQLIGTDRHITMGGVEIANEAWDAARKQLRIKVSLVQNYPTALTIFAAGATVRSQRAEDARITALARKGDTVRVTLFRPNTGDAELILTFN
- a CDS encoding anti-sigma factor antagonist; its protein translation is MSMKATVRQVDSVTVVDVSGRITLGEACKELRDVIRGELGKGHKNLLLNLADVTYIDSSGIGELVSAFTAVSNQGGQLKLLNLTKKVHDLLQITKLYTVFDIHNDEAGAISSFKSA